The Xanthomonas sp. CFBP 8443 genome has a window encoding:
- the fusA gene encoding elongation factor G, producing MNTQTLSRWRNLGIIAHIDAGKTTLTERLLWATGAIHRVGEVHDGAATTDFSDIERARGITIGAAAVQAQWSARGQPAHRLTLIDTPGHIDFAIEVERSLRVLDGAVAVFSAVDGVQPQSETVWRQARRHGVPLLAFVNKMDRAGASFEGVLAQLRSKLDATVWAVGVPLPGESGFDGWVDLVGRRVLAWDGDGRMSARAWTTDDAAAFAEARERLIAAVADHDDALAQAYLEEQAIDDDALRAALRRATLAGAGVPVLAGSAFKSKGIEPLLDAIVDWLPSPLDRPPVPATRDADDASGTDAAHATQLAPDPSAPLAALVFKVAHTAQGPLAFVRVYAGTLRVGDTVWTSQARRLRRVGRLAVVQAQRTHDVTQAVAGEIVAILGWKDAASGETLSGGDARWVLESIRTQPPVLAWRLGAANAAELVRMGQGLARLAQEDPSFRVDSDAETGETLVWGMGELHLEVMVERLRSEWHVDVRTGAPRVAYQETLRAAAAGVVGRLSKQNGGHGQFAQVVLDLVPRADGEVVFVDRSRGGVVPKAFVAATEKGVRAALAQGPLGYPVVGVEVALVDGQAHAVDSSDMAFQRAASEAVKAALAQAGTLLLEPVMALAIDTPAASVGDVLGDLQRRDGRVVAIAEHGTRADVVAHAPLAQLQAYTTALRSLTQGRASASMTFDGYEAVRAA from the coding sequence ATGAACACCCAAACCCTTTCCCGCTGGCGCAACCTCGGCATCATCGCCCACATCGACGCCGGCAAGACCACCCTCACCGAACGCCTGCTGTGGGCCACCGGCGCGATCCATCGCGTCGGCGAAGTCCACGACGGCGCCGCCACCACCGACTTCTCCGACATCGAACGCGCCCGCGGCATCACCATCGGCGCGGCCGCGGTGCAGGCGCAGTGGTCCGCGCGCGGGCAGCCGGCGCATCGGTTGACCCTGATCGACACTCCCGGGCACATCGATTTCGCGATCGAGGTGGAACGCTCGCTGCGCGTGCTCGACGGCGCGGTCGCGGTGTTCTCTGCGGTCGACGGCGTGCAGCCGCAATCGGAAACCGTGTGGCGCCAGGCGCGCCGGCACGGCGTGCCGCTGCTCGCGTTCGTCAACAAGATGGACCGCGCCGGCGCCTCGTTCGAAGGCGTGCTGGCGCAGCTGCGCAGCAAGCTCGACGCCACGGTGTGGGCGGTCGGCGTGCCGCTGCCGGGCGAGTCCGGCTTCGACGGCTGGGTCGACCTGGTCGGCCGCCGCGTGCTGGCGTGGGACGGCGATGGACGCATGTCCGCGCGTGCGTGGACGACGGACGACGCTGCCGCGTTCGCCGAGGCGCGCGAGCGGTTGATCGCCGCGGTCGCCGACCACGACGACGCGTTGGCCCAGGCCTATCTGGAAGAGCAGGCGATCGACGACGACGCGCTGCGCGCCGCGCTGCGTCGCGCCACCCTGGCCGGTGCCGGCGTGCCGGTACTGGCCGGCTCGGCGTTCAAGAGCAAGGGCATCGAGCCGTTGCTGGACGCGATCGTCGACTGGCTGCCGTCGCCGCTGGACCGCCCGCCGGTGCCGGCGACGCGCGACGCAGATGACGCCAGCGGCACGGATGCCGCGCACGCCACGCAACTGGCGCCGGATCCGTCCGCTCCGCTGGCGGCGCTGGTGTTCAAGGTCGCGCATACCGCGCAGGGACCGCTGGCGTTCGTGCGCGTGTATGCCGGCACCTTGCGCGTCGGCGACACGGTGTGGACGTCGCAGGCGCGGCGCTTGCGCCGGGTCGGGCGGCTGGCGGTGGTGCAGGCGCAGCGCACCCACGACGTGACGCAGGCCGTTGCCGGCGAGATCGTGGCCATTCTCGGCTGGAAGGACGCGGCCAGCGGCGAAACGCTCAGCGGCGGCGACGCGCGCTGGGTGCTGGAAAGCATCCGCACGCAGCCGCCGGTGCTGGCGTGGCGGCTGGGCGCGGCCAATGCCGCGGAACTGGTGCGGATGGGGCAGGGACTGGCGCGGCTGGCGCAGGAGGATCCCTCGTTCCGCGTCGACAGCGATGCCGAGACCGGCGAAACCCTGGTCTGGGGCATGGGCGAGCTGCACCTGGAGGTGATGGTGGAGCGCCTGCGCAGCGAGTGGCACGTGGACGTGCGCACCGGCGCGCCGCGCGTGGCCTACCAGGAAACGCTGCGTGCGGCGGCGGCCGGCGTGGTCGGGCGGCTGTCCAAGCAGAACGGCGGCCATGGCCAGTTCGCGCAGGTGGTGCTGGACCTGGTGCCGCGCGCGGACGGCGAGGTCGTGTTCGTGGACCGCAGCCGCGGCGGCGTGGTGCCGAAGGCCTTCGTCGCCGCGACCGAGAAGGGCGTGCGCGCGGCGCTGGCGCAAGGTCCGCTCGGCTACCCGGTGGTCGGCGTGGAGGTCGCGCTGGTCGATGGCCAGGCGCATGCGGTGGACTCGTCGGACATGGCGTTCCAGCGCGCGGCGTCGGAGGCGGTGAAGGCGGCGCTGGCGCAGGCCGGCACGCTGCTGCTGGAGCCGGTGATGGCGCTGGCGATCGACACCCCGGCGGCCAGCGTCGGCGACGTGCTCGGCGACCTGCAGCGGCGCGACGGGCGCGTCGTGGCGATCGCCGAACACGGCACGCGTGCGGACGTGGTCGCGCACGCGCCGTTGGCGCAGTTGCAGGCCTACACCACCGCGTTGCGTTCGCTGACCCAGGGACGCGCGTCGGCGAGCATGACCTTCGACGGCTACGAAGCGGTCAGGGCGGCGTAG